The following proteins are co-located in the Terriglobales bacterium genome:
- a CDS encoding tetratricopeptide repeat protein: protein MARVSPGSLAKYFLWFGALSGIYLYAFPAPNLFYIGLSLAHVGLGVVAIAAAPFILRKLRGLDRLAKSGIALLVLGVLAGVVIMIVGGTRPHLVYVFLHAVLSFAGVLLLLVSWLRGKNWISAVPAKLAAQCAAVFAIAALIGWGAHYARVNRWAASTPIKNPEIAPGTMDGEGDGPKGSFFPSSAQTTDGKLIPAKYFMESQACERCHKDVYDQWNSSAHHFSSFNNQWYRKSIEYMQGVVGTHPSKWCGGCHDPSVLYSGMMDRPIKEIVHTPEANAGLGCLMCHSIVKVKSTMGQADFVLKYPKLHELAASKNPVIRWLHDYSVYLNPEPHRRAFFKPFMHDQHSAEFCSSCHKVHLDIPVNHYRWIRGFNDYDNWQASGISGLGARSFYYPPKPQRCLDCHMPLVESTDYGTTDGKLHSHRFPAANTALPTANQDEKQMAAVLNFLKNGVISVDIFAVSPETGTAKSVANVPGGELSTTFAVGEEAEQNTAPGTATNNAEPFEVTAPLNKVQPALRRGDTERVDVVVRTRKVGHFFPGGTVDAFDVWLELKATDDKGQVLFWSGKVEDDGKGPVEKSAHFYRSQSIDDHGNPINKRNAWSARALVYVKLIPPGAADTVHYRLRIPENAGSKIKLEAKLNYRKFSWYYTQFSYAGESTGGASQMSPSYDDRKVSFDGSTAQVSGKLKYIPTLPITTIAEDEVTLPVVAKNVPKSEPKRVYEAQDWERWNDYGIGLLLQGDLKGALDAFQAASQADPNKADSFVNMGRVFVQEGDDQHAEQVLEKALAMDNSLARTHYFYARALRNEGRYDEALQHLRFAAQQYPQDRVVIDDIGRILFLQHKYQDAVDELKKTIAIDPEDLQANYNLMLCYRGLGNNQQAAEFEKRYLRFKANEAAQALTGPYRLSHPEDNNERQAIHEHESAPLAPPTRQVKTAQVPARPRVAQSRFPSFLPTGH, encoded by the coding sequence ATGGCTCGCGTTTCCCCAGGCAGTCTGGCGAAGTACTTTCTTTGGTTTGGCGCGCTCTCCGGCATCTATCTGTACGCATTTCCTGCGCCGAACCTGTTCTACATCGGGCTCTCGTTGGCACACGTCGGGCTTGGGGTGGTGGCCATTGCGGCGGCTCCATTCATTCTGCGCAAACTGCGCGGTCTTGATCGGCTGGCGAAGAGTGGAATCGCGCTGCTCGTGCTCGGAGTTCTCGCCGGCGTTGTGATCATGATTGTGGGCGGAACGCGCCCGCATCTTGTGTACGTCTTCCTGCATGCCGTCCTCTCGTTTGCGGGCGTTCTGTTGCTCCTGGTCAGCTGGTTGCGCGGGAAGAATTGGATTTCTGCAGTGCCGGCGAAACTGGCGGCGCAATGTGCAGCGGTGTTTGCTATTGCCGCACTCATCGGATGGGGAGCGCACTATGCCCGCGTGAATCGCTGGGCCGCATCGACGCCCATCAAGAATCCTGAGATCGCCCCCGGCACCATGGACGGCGAAGGCGACGGTCCGAAAGGCTCATTCTTTCCCAGTTCGGCACAGACTACCGACGGCAAGCTGATTCCGGCCAAATACTTCATGGAGTCGCAGGCTTGCGAGCGCTGCCACAAAGACGTCTACGATCAGTGGAACAGCTCGGCGCATCACTTTTCGTCATTCAACAATCAGTGGTACCGCAAGAGCATCGAGTACATGCAAGGCGTAGTCGGCACCCATCCGTCGAAGTGGTGCGGCGGATGCCACGATCCATCTGTGCTCTACAGCGGCATGATGGATCGGCCGATTAAGGAGATCGTCCACACGCCGGAAGCTAATGCCGGACTTGGCTGTCTGATGTGCCACTCCATCGTGAAGGTGAAGAGCACGATGGGGCAGGCTGACTTCGTTCTGAAATATCCCAAACTGCACGAACTCGCCGCGAGCAAGAATCCTGTCATCCGTTGGCTGCATGACTACTCGGTCTATCTAAATCCCGAGCCGCATCGGCGAGCGTTCTTCAAGCCATTTATGCACGATCAGCACTCGGCGGAGTTCTGCTCGAGCTGCCACAAAGTGCACCTGGACATTCCGGTGAATCATTACCGGTGGATTCGCGGATTCAACGACTATGACAATTGGCAGGCGAGCGGTATCTCCGGACTGGGCGCGCGATCGTTCTACTACCCGCCCAAGCCGCAGCGCTGCCTCGATTGCCATATGCCGCTGGTTGAGTCGACGGACTACGGAACCACCGATGGCAAGCTGCACTCGCATCGCTTCCCTGCGGCTAACACCGCGCTTCCGACCGCGAATCAGGACGAGAAGCAGATGGCGGCCGTTCTCAACTTCTTGAAGAATGGAGTCATCAGCGTCGATATTTTCGCTGTCTCTCCCGAAACGGGAACAGCAAAGAGTGTGGCCAATGTTCCCGGAGGAGAGCTCTCAACCACGTTTGCCGTTGGCGAAGAAGCGGAGCAGAACACAGCTCCAGGCACAGCAACGAACAACGCCGAGCCGTTTGAAGTTACAGCACCTTTGAATAAAGTTCAGCCTGCCTTGCGTCGCGGCGACACCGAGCGCGTCGATGTGGTCGTGCGCACGCGCAAGGTCGGACACTTCTTCCCAGGCGGCACGGTCGATGCCTTCGATGTCTGGCTTGAACTCAAGGCCACCGACGACAAAGGCCAGGTCCTGTTCTGGAGCGGGAAAGTCGAGGACGACGGCAAAGGTCCGGTGGAGAAGAGCGCGCATTTCTACCGCTCGCAGAGCATCGACGACCATGGCAATCCCATCAACAAGCGCAATGCCTGGTCGGCGCGCGCGCTGGTTTACGTAAAGCTGATCCCGCCGGGGGCCGCTGACACAGTCCATTACCGCTTACGAATACCCGAGAACGCCGGCAGCAAGATCAAGCTCGAAGCCAAGCTGAACTATCGCAAGTTCTCCTGGTACTACACGCAGTTTTCGTACGCGGGCGAGAGCACGGGAGGGGCGAGCCAGATGTCGCCCTCGTATGACGATCGCAAAGTATCGTTCGATGGCAGCACAGCTCAAGTCTCGGGCAAGCTGAAGTACATTCCCACTCTCCCAATCACCACAATTGCGGAAGACGAAGTCACGCTGCCGGTGGTCGCGAAGAATGTTCCCAAATCGGAGCCAAAGCGCGTCTACGAGGCACAGGATTGGGAGCGCTGGAACGATTACGGAATCGGTCTTCTATTGCAAGGCGATCTCAAAGGCGCACTCGATGCCTTCCAGGCAGCATCGCAAGCAGATCCCAACAAGGCCGACAGCTTCGTCAACATGGGCCGCGTCTTTGTGCAGGAGGGCGACGACCAGCATGCGGAGCAGGTTCTGGAAAAAGCGCTGGCAATGGACAACAGCCTCGCGCGCACGCACTACTTCTACGCACGCGCTCTGCGCAACGAAGGACGATACGACGAAGCTCTGCAGCATCTGCGTTTCGCCGCGCAGCAATACCCGCAGGATCGGGTAGTGATCGACGACATCGGCCGGATCCTTTTCCTGCAGCACAAATATCAAGACGCCGTCGATGAGCTGAAGAAGACGATCGCCATTGATCCCGAGGACCTGCAGGCGAATTACAATCTCATGCTCTGCTATCGCGGGCTCGGCAACAATCAGCAGGCAGCCGAGTTCGAAAAGCGCTATCTGCGATTCAAGGCCAATGAGGCTGCGCAGGCGCTCACTGGTCCGTATCGGCTTTCGCATCCCGAGGACAACAACGAGCGGCAGGCGATTCACGAGCACGAGAGCGCCCCGCTGGCTCCTCCAACTCGGCAGGTCAAAACCGCGCAAGTGCCCGCACGACCGCGTGTGGCACAATCGCGCTTTCCATCATTTCTTCCTACTGGTCATTGA